In Mercenaria mercenaria strain notata chromosome 15, MADL_Memer_1, whole genome shotgun sequence, a single genomic region encodes these proteins:
- the LOC128548865 gene encoding kinesin-like protein KIF2A: protein MATPRLGTRGKRILPNIPHVNFNSETIETSICGTQTPGRLKGDPLSPMNRLSSDETSLRSENSVSSIFDGESGCDQSRNTSENVTPLHINSLVDTSKANANVSVAISVKTDASSNDSDKENFVNSPRESKCVIDRTPVRGNFHLLSNGLEDVASLQFYSPSPNMKVRHGTSVRRHTLDEKLLGTPECYSFVHLDKNRYDFGYIDARTDDGEDSCSVTVAVRVRPFSQRELGDPNVRNVVTMCGNETKVKADSGYEHRFAYDFSFSSFDVGDPYYVSQEKVYRSLAQPLLGKAFEGYNTCLFAYGQTGSGKSYCIMGHGDDTGIIPRFCEELFSRADVARGLDKVIFMSET from the exons atgGCTACTCCAAGACTGGGAACCAGAGGAAAACGCATATTGCCAAATATTCCACATGTTAATTTCAATTCAGAAACAATAGAGACTTCTATATGTGGAACACAAACACCAGGCAGACTTAAAGGCGACCCTTTAAGTCCAATGAATAGGCTTAGCAGTGACGAGACCTCATTGAGGTCAGAAAATTCTGTTTCATCAATTTTTGATGGTGAAAGTGGGTGTGACCAAAGTAGGAATACTTCAGAAAATGTGACTCCATTGCACATTAATTCGCTTGTGGATACTAGTAAAGCTAATGCAAATGTGTCAGTTGCAATTTCTGTCAAAACAGATGCATCCAGTAATGATTCTgataaagaaaattttgttaacagtCCAAGGGAATCTAAATGTGTGATAGATCGAACACCAGTTCGTGGAAATTTTCATTTGTTAAGTAACGGTTTAGAGGATGTAGCTTCTTTGCAGTTTTATTCGCCCAGCCCGAATATGAAAGTTCGCCATGGAACTTCTGTTCGGAGGCATACACTAGACGAAAAATTGTTAGGAACACCTGAATGTTACTCGTTTGTTCATTTGGATAAGAATAGATATGATTTTGGATACATAGATGCAAGAACTGATGATGGTGAAGACAGCTGTAGTGTAACAGTGGCTGTCAGAGTTCGACCATTCAGTCAAAG AGAATTGGGAGATCCAAATGTACGCAATGTTGTTACTATGTGTGGTAACGAGACGAAAGTGAAGGCGGACAGTGGATATGAACACAGATTCGCATATGATTTCTCGTTTTCTTCGTTTGATGTTGGCGATCCTTATTATGTGTCCCAAGAGAAAGTCTACCGGTCCCTGGCGCAGCCTCTACTTGGCAAGGCATTCGAGGGTTACAACACCTGCCTGTTTGCGTATGGTCAGACTGGTTCAGGGAAAAGTTATTG tataatgGGACATGGAGACGACACTGGTATTATACCTAGATTTTGCGAGGAGCTTTTTTCACGTGCAGACGTAGCACGGGGCCTTGACAAGGTAATTTTCATGTCAGAGACTTAA